A portion of the Bradyrhizobium manausense genome contains these proteins:
- a CDS encoding NAD-binding protein — MRIAMIGTGYVGLVSGACFADFGHDVTCVDKDDKKIAAL; from the coding sequence ATGCGAATCGCGATGATCGGCACGGGCTACGTCGGACTGGTGTCCGGAGCCTGCTTTGCGGATTTCGGTCACGACGTCACCTGCGTCGACAAGGACGACAAGAAGATTGCAGCGCT
- a CDS encoding acyltransferase family protein, translating into MTPSGTSAASGGLPKASAAARVDWVDYAKGICIVMVVMMHSVLGVELAAGETGFMHVVVAFAKPFRMPDFFLISGLFLPLVIDRDWRTYLDRKVVHFAYFYVVWVTIQFGFKAPAFAAESGWREVGLLYLESFIEPFGTLWFIYLLPIFFVVTKLTRRIPAPAIWLVAAALETARISTGWTAIDEFCARFVYFYSGYLFAPYVFALSDRARSHPALALVALAAWALVDAGLVWLGVSEWKFVSLMLGFAGACAIITIGTLLARTHWLNFFRFCGEHSIVIYLAFFLPMATTRTLLLRTGIIPDIGTVSLIVTIVGVLGSLAIWQAALRLRADFLFERPKTFWIAPNKAGPVLQAAE; encoded by the coding sequence ATGACACCATCAGGCACATCGGCTGCGAGTGGAGGGCTTCCCAAAGCCTCCGCTGCCGCGCGCGTCGATTGGGTCGATTACGCCAAGGGCATCTGCATCGTCATGGTGGTGATGATGCATTCGGTGCTGGGGGTCGAGCTCGCCGCCGGCGAGACCGGTTTCATGCATGTCGTGGTGGCCTTTGCGAAGCCGTTCCGGATGCCGGATTTCTTTCTGATTTCGGGCTTGTTCCTGCCACTGGTGATCGATCGGGACTGGCGAACCTATCTCGACCGCAAGGTGGTGCATTTCGCCTATTTTTATGTCGTCTGGGTGACAATCCAGTTCGGCTTCAAGGCGCCTGCTTTCGCGGCCGAATCCGGCTGGCGCGAGGTCGGCCTCTTGTATCTCGAATCCTTCATCGAGCCGTTCGGTACGCTCTGGTTCATCTATCTGTTGCCGATCTTCTTCGTCGTCACAAAACTGACACGACGAATCCCCGCGCCGGCGATCTGGCTCGTCGCGGCCGCGCTGGAGACCGCGCGTATCTCGACCGGCTGGACCGCGATCGACGAGTTCTGCGCGCGCTTCGTCTATTTCTATTCGGGCTATCTGTTTGCGCCTTACGTGTTCGCCCTGTCGGATCGCGCGCGCAGCCATCCCGCGCTGGCGCTTGTGGCGCTCGCGGCATGGGCGCTGGTCGATGCCGGTCTCGTCTGGCTTGGCGTCAGCGAATGGAAATTCGTCTCACTCATGCTCGGCTTTGCAGGCGCATGCGCGATCATCACGATCGGCACGCTGCTTGCGCGGACGCATTGGCTGAATTTCTTCCGCTTCTGCGGCGAGCATTCGATCGTGATCTATCTCGCCTTCTTCCTGCCGATGGCGACGACGCGGACGCTGTTGCTGCGCACCGGCATCATTCCTGACATCGGCACGGTGTCGTTGATCGTCACCATCGTCGGCGTGCTCGGATCGCTCGCGATCTGGCAGGCTGCGCTGCGACTGCGCGCCGACTTCCTGTTCGAGCGGCCGAAGACGTTCTGGATCGCGCCGAATAAGGCGGGGCCGGTCTTGCAGGCGGCGGAATAG